In Dendropsophus ebraccatus isolate aDenEbr1 chromosome 14, aDenEbr1.pat, whole genome shotgun sequence, the following proteins share a genomic window:
- the NPTX1 gene encoding neuronal pentraxin-1 isoform X1 codes for MMPGACWRCLLLSFFFLSGSAQNFAQTRFICTSVPVDMDMCTSSMQSSGPTEDLKTTVLQLRETVLQQKETIMSQKDTIRDLTGKLARCEGQPILEIPPSDPKTAGAPASRKKETGTTKNTMGDLSRTPTAETLTQLGQTLQSLKTRLENLEQYSRGNASAQATSLKDLLQTKIDDLEKQVLSRVNNLEEGKVNPKNETELRGKIESALTSLQQRITDLEKGQKESRPADKFQLTFPLRTNYMYAKVKKSLPEMYAFTVCMWLKSNASPGVGTPFSYAVPGQANELVLIEWGNNPMEILINDKVAKLPFVINDGKWHHICIAWTTRDGVWEAYQDGVLRGNGENLAPYHPIKHQGVLVIGQEQDTLGGGFDATQAFVGELAHFNMWDRKLTVGEVYNLATCSNKALTGNVISWAETNIEIFGGATKWTFDACRQIN; via the exons ATGATGCCAGGAGCCTGCTGGAGGTGCTTACTCCTCTCCTTCTTTTTTCTTAGTGGCTCCGCACAGAATTTCGCACAGACGAGGTTTATCTGCACTTCAGTGCCTGTGGACATGGATATGTGCACTTCATCAATGCAGAGCAGTGGTCCCACCGAAGACCTGAAGACCACCGTCTTACAGCTGAGAGAGACCGTCCTCCAGCAAAAAGAGACTATCATGAGCCAAAAGGACACTATCAGGGACCTGACGGGCAAACTGGCGCGGTGCGAGGGACAGCCCATCCTGGAGatccccccaagtgaccccaaaACCGCCGGAGCCCCCGCTTCCAGGAAAAAGGAGACGGGGACCACCAAGAACACCATGGGAGATTTGTCCCGGACCCCGACGGCTGAGACCCTCACCCAGCTCGGGCAGACGCTGCAAAGTCTCAAGACCAGGCTGGAAAACCTGGAG CAGTACAGCCGGGGTAATGCTTCTGCCCAGGCGACCAGCCTGAAGGATCTGCTGCAAACCAAGATAGATGACCTGGAGAAGCAAGTTCTATCCAGAGTGAACAACCTAGAAGAAGGCAAGGTGAACCCGAAGAATGAGACCGAGCTGAGAGGGAAGATTGAGAGCGCCCTGACCTCCCTGCAGCAGCGGATCACAGACCTGGAGAAGG GACAAAAAGAGAGCAGACCCGCAGACAAATTCCAGCTCACCTTTCCTCTGAGGACTAACTACATGTATGCCAAAGTGAAAAAGAGTCTACCAGAAATGTATGCGTTCACTGTGTGCATGTGGCTGAAATCCAACGCTTCCCCAGGTGTTGGCACCCCATTTTCTTACGCGGTGCCTGGCCAAGCCAATGAACTGGTGCTCATCGAGTGGGGCAACAACCCGATGGAAATACTCATTAATGACAAG GTGGCAAAACTGCCCTTTGTGATCAATGATGGTAAATGGCATCACATTTGTATCgcctggaccaccagggatggggTGTGGGAAGCCTATCAGGATGGAGTATTAAGAGGGAATGGAGAAAACCTGGCTCCGTATCATCCTATCAAACACCAGGGAGTGCTGGTGATCGGCCAAGAACAG GACACCCTCGGAGGCGGCTTCGATGCCACCCAGGCCTTTGTCGGAGAACTGGCCCATTTCAATATGTGGGATAGAAAACTCACAGTGGGAGAAGTCTATAACCTGGCAACTTGCAGCAACAAAGCACTGACTGGTAACGTCATTAGTTGGGCAGAGACCAACATTGAGATCTTTGGTGGCGCCACCAAGTGGACATTCGATGCATGCCGTCAGATCAACTGA
- the NPTX1 gene encoding neuronal pentraxin-1 isoform X2 has product MMPGACWRCLLLSFFFLSGSAQNFAQTRFICTSVPVDMDMCTSSMQSSGPTEDLKTTVLQLRETVLQQKETIMSQKDTIRDLTGKLARCEGQPILEIPPSDPKTAGAPASRKKETGTTKNTMGDLSRTPTAETLTQLGQTLQSLKTRLENLEYSRGNASAQATSLKDLLQTKIDDLEKQVLSRVNNLEEGKVNPKNETELRGKIESALTSLQQRITDLEKGQKESRPADKFQLTFPLRTNYMYAKVKKSLPEMYAFTVCMWLKSNASPGVGTPFSYAVPGQANELVLIEWGNNPMEILINDKVAKLPFVINDGKWHHICIAWTTRDGVWEAYQDGVLRGNGENLAPYHPIKHQGVLVIGQEQDTLGGGFDATQAFVGELAHFNMWDRKLTVGEVYNLATCSNKALTGNVISWAETNIEIFGGATKWTFDACRQIN; this is encoded by the exons ATGATGCCAGGAGCCTGCTGGAGGTGCTTACTCCTCTCCTTCTTTTTTCTTAGTGGCTCCGCACAGAATTTCGCACAGACGAGGTTTATCTGCACTTCAGTGCCTGTGGACATGGATATGTGCACTTCATCAATGCAGAGCAGTGGTCCCACCGAAGACCTGAAGACCACCGTCTTACAGCTGAGAGAGACCGTCCTCCAGCAAAAAGAGACTATCATGAGCCAAAAGGACACTATCAGGGACCTGACGGGCAAACTGGCGCGGTGCGAGGGACAGCCCATCCTGGAGatccccccaagtgaccccaaaACCGCCGGAGCCCCCGCTTCCAGGAAAAAGGAGACGGGGACCACCAAGAACACCATGGGAGATTTGTCCCGGACCCCGACGGCTGAGACCCTCACCCAGCTCGGGCAGACGCTGCAAAGTCTCAAGACCAGGCTGGAAAACCTGGAG TACAGCCGGGGTAATGCTTCTGCCCAGGCGACCAGCCTGAAGGATCTGCTGCAAACCAAGATAGATGACCTGGAGAAGCAAGTTCTATCCAGAGTGAACAACCTAGAAGAAGGCAAGGTGAACCCGAAGAATGAGACCGAGCTGAGAGGGAAGATTGAGAGCGCCCTGACCTCCCTGCAGCAGCGGATCACAGACCTGGAGAAGG GACAAAAAGAGAGCAGACCCGCAGACAAATTCCAGCTCACCTTTCCTCTGAGGACTAACTACATGTATGCCAAAGTGAAAAAGAGTCTACCAGAAATGTATGCGTTCACTGTGTGCATGTGGCTGAAATCCAACGCTTCCCCAGGTGTTGGCACCCCATTTTCTTACGCGGTGCCTGGCCAAGCCAATGAACTGGTGCTCATCGAGTGGGGCAACAACCCGATGGAAATACTCATTAATGACAAG GTGGCAAAACTGCCCTTTGTGATCAATGATGGTAAATGGCATCACATTTGTATCgcctggaccaccagggatggggTGTGGGAAGCCTATCAGGATGGAGTATTAAGAGGGAATGGAGAAAACCTGGCTCCGTATCATCCTATCAAACACCAGGGAGTGCTGGTGATCGGCCAAGAACAG GACACCCTCGGAGGCGGCTTCGATGCCACCCAGGCCTTTGTCGGAGAACTGGCCCATTTCAATATGTGGGATAGAAAACTCACAGTGGGAGAAGTCTATAACCTGGCAACTTGCAGCAACAAAGCACTGACTGGTAACGTCATTAGTTGGGCAGAGACCAACATTGAGATCTTTGGTGGCGCCACCAAGTGGACATTCGATGCATGCCGTCAGATCAACTGA